Proteins encoded together in one Carya illinoinensis cultivar Pawnee chromosome 3, C.illinoinensisPawnee_v1, whole genome shotgun sequence window:
- the LOC122302435 gene encoding cystathionine gamma-synthase 1, chloroplastic-like translates to MALSTCPRVFSFESRYVPDFSGAPNIGQGDRKASHSRFAGGLKPARFHGSLSSLIFRFPPNFVRQLSTKARRNCSNIGVAHIVAASWSNNPTSSSAAAAAASAASPAATEPIPPSVDAAAEDGVALIEKEVDRSVIGGLNLELEGFPKSKPSVFSSDGSLTIHAGERSGRGIVTDGITTPVVNTSAYFFDNTAQLIDFKEKRRASFEYGRYGNPTTVVLEEKISALEGAESTLIMASGMCASTVLLMALVPAGGHLVTTTDCYRKTRIFIETVLPRMGITATVIDPADVGALESALNKNKVSLFFTESPTNPFLRCVDIKLVSELCHRRGALVCIDGTFATPLNQKALALGADLVLHSATKYLGGHNDVLAGCISGSMKLVSEVRNLHHILGGALNPNAAYLIIRGMKTLHLRVRQQNSAALGMAKILEAHPKVKHVYYPGLPSHPEHDLAKQQMTGFGGVVSFEVDGDLQTTIKFVDSLKIPYIAPSFGGCESIVDQPAIMSYWDLPQSERLKYGIKDNLVRYSFGVEDFEDLKADILQALETI, encoded by the exons ATGGCCTTGTCCACTTGTCCTAGGGTCTTTTCCTTCGAGAGTCGCTATGTACCCGACTTCTCAGGTGCGCCGAATATCGGACAAGGGGATAGGAAGGCGAGCCACAGCCGATTCGCTGGCGGGCTCAAACCGGCTCGTTTTCACGGTAGCCTTTCGTCGCTGATCTTCCGCTTCCCTCCCAACTTCGTCCGCCAGCTTAGCACTAAGGCCCGCAGGAACTGCAGCAACATCGGCGTCGCCCATATCGTCGCGGCCTCGTGGTCCAACAACCCAACTTCATCTTCGGCGGCGGCTGCGGCGGCCTCAGCAGCCTCTCCAGCCGCCACCGAGCCGATCCCACCGTCTGTCGATGCTGCAGCCGAGGATGGCGTGGCGTTGATAGAGAAGGAAGTGGATCGTAGTGTGATTGGGGGTCTAAACTTGGAGCTCGAGGGTTTTCCTAAATCCAAGCCCTCGGTGTTTAGCTCCGATGGGAGCCTCACTATCCATGCTG GTGAGAGATCTGGACGCGGGATAGTGACTGACGGAATTACCACACCAGTGGTTAATACTTCAGCCTACTTTTTTGACAACACTGCTCAGCTCATTGATTTCAAG GAGAAACGACGGGCAAGTTTTGAGTACGGCCGCTATGGCAATCCTACCACGGTGGTTTTGGAGGAAAAGATAAG TGCGCTTGAGGGTGCTGAATCGACCCTGATAATGGCATCTGGAATGTGTGCTAGCACAGTCCTGTTGATGGCATTGGTGCCTGCTGGTGGGCATCTTGTGACGACAACTGATTGCTATCGGAAGACTAGGATATTCATCGAGACCGTTCTTCCTAGAATGGGGATCACA GCCACTGTCATTGACCCAGCAGACGTAGGAGCCTTGGAATCTGCGCTAAATAAGAACAAA GTTTCTCTGTTCTTCACAGAGTCACCCACCAACCCATTTCTTAGATGTGTTGACATCAAGCTGGTTTCAGAGCTTTGCCACAGGCGAGGAGCATTGGTCTGCATAGATGGTACCTTTGCAACACCTCTCAACCAGAAGGCCCTTGCCCTCGGAGCTGATCTTGTTCTGCATTCTGCCACAAAGTACCTTGGGGGCCACAATGAT GTCCTTGCTGGTTGTATTAGTGGTTCAATGAAGTTGGTCTCAGAAGTTCGTAATTTGCACCATATTTTGGGTGGTGCTCTCAACCCA AATGCCGCGTACCTTATCATCCGAGGCATGAAGACACTGCATCTTCGTGTACGGCAGCAGAATTCAGCAGCGTTGGGGATGGCCAAAATTTTAGAGGCACATCCTAAG GTGAAGCATGTGTATTATCCTGGCTTGCCAAGTCATCCTGAACATGACCTTGCCAAGCAACAGATGACTGGTTTTGGTGGTGTGGTCAGTTTTGAG GTTGATGGAGACCTACAGACCACCATAAAATTTGTTGACTCACTGAAAATCCCATACATTGCCCCATCCTTTGGTGGCTGTGAAAGCATTGTGGATCAGCCAGCAATTATGTCTTACTG GGATCTACCTCAGTCAGAAAGGCTCAAGTATGGGATAAAGGATAACCTGGTTCGATATAGCTTTGGAGTTGAAGATTTTGAAGACTTGAAGGCTGATATACTTCAGGCCCTGGAAACAATATAG
- the LOC122302438 gene encoding SPX domain-containing protein 4-like, producing MKFGKEFTTHLEETLPEWRDKFLCYKPLKKLLKQHFPNPTTPDSNLHQNHHNNTSSTHALDNQPTLVDLHEWFIRILKEELDKFNDFYVDKEEEFVIRFQELKERIEQVKEKSCKGGVFTSENEFSEEMMEIRKDFVTIHGEMVLLKNYSSLNFAGLVKILKKYDKRTGGLLRLPFTQLALRQPFFTTEPLTRLVRECEANLELLFPLVAEVIESNPCTKDQSNPQPCNSANISSKTSSTLAEETVDLYRGTLAAMKAIRGLQKASSTCNPLSFSSLFRNQEDEGTGAVTAENSASNSSASLHSGMEGDHEDSHSM from the exons ATGAAATTCGGGAAGGAGTTCACGACCCACCTGGAGGAGACCCTCCCTGAGTGGAGGGACAAGTTCCTCTGCTACAAGCCCCTTAAGAAGCTCCTCAAGCAGCACTTCCCCAATCCCACCACCCCAGATTCCAATCTTCATCAGAACCATCATAATAATACTAGTAGTACTCATGCCCTTGATAACCAACCTACCTTGGTGGACCTCCATGAATGGTTCATTCGGATTCTTAAGGAAGAGCTCGACAAGTTCAACGATTTCTACGTTGATAAAGAGGAAGAGTTCGTCATACGCTTTCAG GAGCTGAAGGAAAGAATAGAGCAAGTTAAGGAGAAGAGCTGCAAAGGTGGAGTTTTCACATCAGAGAATGAATTCAGTGAAGAAATGATGGAGATTCGGAAAGACTTTGTCACCATTCATGGGGAAATGGTGCTTCTAAAAAATTATAGCTCTTTAAATTTTGCAG GGCTGGTTAAGATCTTGAAGAAGTATGACAAACGAACTGGGGGACTGTTGCGTCTACCTTTCACACAACTTGCCCTTCGTCAACCTTTTTTTACAACAgaacctctcacaagattagTCCGTGAGTGTGAGGCAAATCTTGAGCTGCTTTTTCCATTGGTAGCAGAAGTTATTGAATCTAATCCTTGTACCAAAGACCAGTCAAACCCACAACCATGTAATTCAGCAAATATCTCATCCAAGACATCATCAACTCTTGCAGAGGAAACTGTGGATCTATACCGTGGCACTCTTGCTGCAATGAAAGCCATACGAGGCCTTCAAAAAGCAAGCTCCACCTGCAATCCATTGTCGTTCTCATCCCTTTTTAGAAACCAGGAAGATGAGGGTACTGGTGCAGTGACTGCTGAAAACTCTGCTTCAAACTCTTCTGCCTCCTTGCATAGCGGGATGGAGGGGGATCATGAGGATTCACATTCTATGTGA